A genomic stretch from Bosea sp. F3-2 includes:
- a CDS encoding Gfo/Idh/MocA family oxidoreductase encodes MSPIRLALVGLGKIARDQHLPAIAATPEIELVAVASRNARLAGVDCFRSIEELLAEVSDIDAVALCTPPIVRREQAMAALAARKHVLLEKPPGPTVGELNPLVAMAKRENRTLFAAWHSRFAPAVEPARAFLARHRARSVTILWQEDVRVWHPGQDWIFEPGGLGVFDPGINALSILSAILPEPVFVSGAKLDFPANRQAPIAAEVELASISGLPIHGSFDFRQSGEQFWSIEIETDAGRLVLAFGGARLSLDGEPLVDEQEEEYRGVYRRFVELVRTSGIDADAVPLCLVADVFMLGRRSVVEDFMW; translated from the coding sequence ATGAGCCCGATCCGTCTCGCCCTAGTCGGGCTCGGCAAGATCGCGCGTGACCAGCATCTGCCGGCCATCGCAGCCACTCCCGAAATCGAGCTCGTCGCCGTGGCCAGCCGCAATGCCCGTCTGGCCGGTGTCGATTGTTTCCGATCCATCGAGGAGTTGCTGGCCGAAGTCTCCGATATCGACGCCGTCGCGCTGTGCACGCCGCCGATTGTCCGGCGCGAGCAGGCGATGGCGGCTCTCGCAGCCAGAAAGCACGTCCTACTGGAGAAGCCGCCTGGCCCGACGGTCGGCGAATTGAATCCTCTCGTTGCGATGGCTAAGCGGGAGAACCGGACGCTGTTCGCGGCCTGGCATTCGCGTTTCGCTCCAGCGGTCGAACCGGCGCGCGCCTTTCTGGCGAGACATCGGGCCCGGAGCGTCACAATCCTCTGGCAGGAGGACGTGCGCGTCTGGCATCCCGGGCAGGACTGGATTTTCGAGCCCGGCGGCCTCGGCGTGTTCGACCCCGGCATCAACGCGCTGTCGATCCTGTCCGCGATCCTGCCGGAACCGGTCTTCGTATCTGGCGCGAAGCTCGATTTTCCAGCCAACCGACAGGCGCCGATTGCTGCGGAGGTCGAACTTGCGTCGATCTCAGGCCTTCCGATCCATGGATCGTTCGATTTTCGCCAGAGCGGCGAGCAGTTCTGGTCCATCGAGATCGAGACCGATGCGGGCCGGCTCGTCCTGGCTTTCGGCGGCGCGCGTCTGAGCCTCGACGGCGAGCCGCTGGTCGATGAGCAGGAGGAGGAATATCGCGGCGTCTATCGCCGTTTCGTGGAACTGGTCCGCACCTCCGGCATCGATGCCGACGCTGTGCCGCTGTGCCTGGTGGCGGATGTATTCATGCTCGGCCGGCGATCCGTCGTCGAAGACTTCATGTGGTGA
- a CDS encoding sugar ABC transporter substrate-binding protein, with protein sequence MKGIKAALLALVAVQASAGVALAQQKLTMWSRSSSEAFMPALVKAFNTAHKTQIELQIVPNTEMVQKYAISAAGGSAPDLLSLDLVYTPAFAASGQLEDLTDLVNGFPFFDNLSKAHLGAGTYEGRIYGVPMSADASVLLWNKRLFKQAGLDPEKGPTNWAEIEEYAGKINAIGGDIRGFYFSGACGGCNAFTFMPLVWASGGEILTDNAKKATLNTPQMRDAVALYRGLIGKGYVPESAKTDPGSNFFGGFATDRVGMSPIGAFAIGNLVKNYPKVEFGVTFLPGKTGGKASFAGGDNFVVTAGRKNMPAVKEFLTFVYSLEGQTLLARLGSLPTRADVAAEAVKDLDQRYLTATEAMKIGRTPSSPVYNDIINSSTGPWKQMLNEVFFGNDVEGSLVKAEKTMQSIIDSSGK encoded by the coding sequence ATGAAGGGAATCAAGGCTGCATTGCTCGCCCTCGTCGCCGTTCAGGCATCGGCGGGCGTGGCTCTGGCCCAGCAGAAGCTGACGATGTGGTCGCGCTCCAGCAGCGAGGCCTTCATGCCCGCGCTGGTGAAGGCCTTCAACACCGCGCACAAGACGCAGATTGAACTGCAGATAGTCCCGAATACCGAGATGGTTCAGAAATATGCGATTTCGGCCGCTGGCGGCTCGGCGCCAGACCTCCTCTCGCTGGATCTCGTCTATACTCCGGCCTTCGCCGCCTCCGGTCAGCTGGAGGATCTGACCGATCTGGTGAACGGCTTCCCATTCTTCGACAATCTGTCGAAGGCGCATCTCGGCGCGGGAACCTATGAGGGCCGCATCTACGGCGTTCCGATGTCGGCCGACGCCTCGGTGCTGCTCTGGAACAAGAGGCTCTTCAAGCAGGCGGGCCTCGACCCCGAGAAGGGGCCGACGAACTGGGCCGAGATCGAAGAGTATGCCGGCAAGATCAACGCCATCGGCGGCGACATTCGCGGCTTCTACTTCTCCGGCGCCTGCGGCGGGTGCAACGCCTTCACCTTCATGCCGCTGGTCTGGGCTTCGGGCGGCGAGATCCTGACCGACAACGCCAAGAAGGCGACGCTGAACACGCCGCAGATGCGCGATGCGGTGGCACTTTATCGCGGCCTTATCGGCAAGGGCTATGTGCCGGAGAGCGCCAAGACAGATCCCGGCTCGAACTTCTTCGGCGGCTTCGCCACGGACCGCGTCGGCATGTCGCCGATCGGCGCTTTCGCGATCGGCAACCTCGTCAAGAACTACCCCAAGGTCGAATTCGGCGTGACCTTCCTGCCGGGCAAGACCGGCGGCAAGGCCTCCTTCGCCGGCGGCGACAACTTCGTCGTCACCGCGGGCCGCAAGAACATGCCGGCGGTGAAGGAGTTCCTGACCTTCGTCTATTCGCTCGAAGGCCAGACCCTCCTCGCCAGGCTCGGCAGCCTGCCGACGCGCGCCGACGTCGCCGCCGAGGCGGTGAAGGACCTCGACCAGCGCTATCTGACCGCGACTGAGGCGATGAAGATCGGCAGGACGCCCTCCTCGCCCGTCTACAACGACATCATCAACAGCAGCACCGGCCCGTGGAAGCAGATGCTGAACGAGGTGTTCTTCGGCAACGATGTCGAGGGCTCGCTCGTCAAGGCTGAGAAGACGATGCAGTCGATCATCGACTCCTCCGGGAAATAG